A section of the Flaviflexus equikiangi genome encodes:
- a CDS encoding DNA-processing protein DprA, translating to MMALVAHLPFNDEGTGNLDTLLTFAPDERAARIALTVIMDPTDATTGHLLAVHGAVNTVMLLADDAPVPGLDNVEAQLWRKRLLPRVEPRLIQEALDLTERGGFKTLIPSDDNYPASLHDLGDGAPYVLWVKGEKSLLAMPVSDRFTITGARAATSYGVQVANEISADLASDGKVIVAGGAYGIDGEVHRSALAVAGHTIAVMAGGIDRPYPAGHRDLLERVSDVGLLVSGQPPGATPTRARFMARARIEAALSGSTTIIEAGSRSGSLLVAQQAYSLGRSVGAVPGPVTSATSYGPHRLIAQGIASVVTNANDVRALSEKQPPSGSIQQLSAKAFRMDSYSAHARAAHSAHRDL from the coding sequence ATGATGGCGTTGGTAGCTCACCTTCCCTTCAACGACGAAGGGACCGGGAACTTGGACACGCTCTTGACATTCGCGCCGGATGAACGTGCGGCACGGATCGCCCTGACCGTGATCATGGACCCCACTGATGCGACAACGGGGCATCTCCTTGCGGTTCACGGCGCAGTCAACACTGTCATGCTGCTTGCCGACGACGCACCGGTTCCCGGTTTGGATAACGTGGAAGCTCAGCTGTGGCGTAAACGCTTGCTGCCCCGGGTGGAACCACGACTGATCCAAGAAGCACTCGACCTCACAGAACGTGGTGGCTTCAAGACGCTTATTCCCAGCGATGACAACTATCCGGCGTCGCTCCACGATCTCGGCGACGGTGCTCCATATGTCCTCTGGGTCAAAGGCGAGAAGTCACTACTCGCAATGCCAGTGAGCGATCGCTTTACGATCACCGGTGCACGTGCGGCAACCAGCTACGGCGTCCAGGTCGCAAACGAGATCTCTGCTGACCTTGCCAGTGACGGGAAAGTGATTGTTGCTGGTGGCGCATACGGTATAGATGGTGAAGTTCACCGGTCTGCGTTGGCTGTTGCGGGTCATACGATTGCGGTGATGGCCGGTGGAATTGACCGTCCATACCCAGCGGGTCATCGAGATCTGCTTGAACGTGTGAGCGATGTCGGATTGTTGGTGAGCGGGCAACCGCCGGGAGCCACGCCGACACGAGCACGGTTCATGGCCCGTGCCCGCATCGAAGCTGCACTTTCGGGTTCAACGACGATCATTGAAGCCGGTTCACGGTCGGGCTCGCTGCTGGTGGCTCAACAGGCATACTCGCTGGGGCGCAGCGTCGGTGCGGTTCCCGGGCCGGTGACAAGTGCCACGAGTTATGGCCCACATCGACTCATTGCCCAGGGCATCGCCAGTGTCGTGACCAACGCCAACGACGTACGGGCGCTTTCCGAGAAACAGCCGCCTTCCGGCTCGATACAACAACTCAGCGCCAAAGCATTCCGTATGGACAGCTATTCGGCACATGCTCGTGCCGCTCATTCAGCTCACCGTGATCTCTGA
- a CDS encoding helix-turn-helix domain-containing protein — MPEDNEILTADEASALLRVSTKTVLALARAGTLPGEKVGRAWRFLKSDVLRYVSGSSESRGGVADDK; from the coding sequence ATGCCAGAAGACAACGAAATCTTGACGGCTGACGAAGCTTCGGCTTTGCTGCGGGTGTCGACTAAGACAGTCCTTGCGCTTGCACGAGCAGGTACATTGCCTGGCGAAAAAGTAGGACGTGCTTGGCGTTTTTTGAAGAGTGACGTTTTGAGATACGTGAGTGGGTCAAGTGAGTCGAGGGGTGGAGTGGCGGATGATAAATAG